The Providencia rettgeri genome includes a window with the following:
- the papD_1 gene encoding Chaperone protein papD precursor — protein sequence MKKLTNLYISTILLSSLVSGSAFSAIALDRTRVIFNGDQKSVSITITNKNNQLPYLAQGWIENIQGVKITSPFAVLPPVQRVEPEKSSQVRIEALPEISQLPQDRESVYYFNLREIPPKSDKPNVLQLALQSKIKLFYRPKSIMLSETEMLNNPWQEKTQLIKQGDQYIIKNPTPFYITIIGAAERKNSPVNQNFKAVMVAPFSEEKLGVPSSTVGANPVLTYINDYGGRPKLQFKCQANTCQVVPENK from the coding sequence ATGAAAAAATTAACTAATTTATATATCAGTACTATTTTATTAAGCAGTTTAGTTAGCGGAAGCGCATTCTCGGCAATTGCTTTAGATAGAACCCGAGTTATTTTTAATGGCGATCAAAAAAGCGTTTCAATTACTATTACTAATAAAAATAACCAGCTACCTTATTTGGCTCAAGGGTGGATTGAAAATATTCAAGGGGTAAAAATCACTTCACCGTTTGCTGTATTACCGCCGGTACAGCGAGTTGAACCCGAAAAATCAAGCCAAGTCCGTATTGAGGCGCTTCCTGAAATTAGTCAGTTACCTCAGGATAGAGAAAGTGTTTATTACTTTAATTTAAGGGAGATCCCGCCAAAAAGTGATAAACCGAATGTTTTGCAATTAGCGTTACAGAGCAAAATTAAATTATTTTATCGTCCTAAAAGTATCATGCTAAGCGAAACAGAAATGCTGAATAACCCTTGGCAAGAAAAAACACAGCTTATTAAGCAAGGTGACCAATATATCATTAAAAACCCAACTCCCTTTTATATCACGATTATTGGTGCGGCTGAGCGAAAAAATTCACCAGTAAATCAGAATTTTAAGGCAGTTATGGTTGCACCATTTAGTGAAGAAAAATTAGGAGTTCCAAGTTCTACTGTGGGGGCAAATCCGGTATTGACCTATATAAATGACTATGGTGGCCGGCCAAAACTTCAATTTAAATGTCAAGCAAATACATGTCAGGTTGTTCCTGAAAATAAATAG
- a CDS encoding transcriptional regulator, y4mF family — MKSNRLKTSIDSFQKILTEQIGMELSHLRKEKGLSGSDLAKKLKISQQQISRYERGICSINCGMLFSILFYLEISPSAFFESVSLKINEKNPSANSFIHNSECLSDEKDNYHYIFNRQTEIILNSLYSK, encoded by the coding sequence ATGAAAAGTAATAGATTAAAGACCAGTATAGATAGCTTTCAGAAAATACTAACTGAACAAATTGGCATGGAATTATCGCATCTTAGAAAAGAGAAAGGGCTTAGTGGTAGTGATCTAGCTAAAAAATTAAAGATATCACAACAACAAATATCTCGTTATGAAAGAGGAATATGTAGCATTAATTGTGGAATGCTATTTTCAATTTTATTTTATCTAGAAATTAGCCCGAGTGCATTTTTTGAAAGTGTATCATTGAAAATAAATGAAAAAAATCCTAGTGCTAATTCATTTATTCATAATAGTGAATGCTTATCCGATGAAAAGGATAACTACCATTATATTTTTAATCGACAAACAGAAATTATTTTAAATTCTTTATACAGCAAATAG
- the xerD_1 gene encoding Tyrosine recombinase XerD has product MTKRKFITRTEVNSLLDATKQGRYPNRDYCLLLMSFLHGLRVSELTHITMADIDLVQKVIFIRRLKGGLSTVQPIIPEEFNAIEKWLAERDSWKTAGSDCLFISQKGSQISRYQIYRLFEQYGKIAGLPVKLHPHMLRHACGYALADLGRDTRLIQDYLGHRNIAHTVIYTASNEKRFSGIWLNQ; this is encoded by the coding sequence ATGACTAAACGTAAATTTATTACACGTACAGAGGTGAATTCTTTATTGGATGCTACAAAGCAAGGTCGCTATCCTAATCGCGATTATTGCTTGTTATTAATGAGCTTTTTGCATGGGTTAAGAGTTAGCGAGCTCACTCATATCACAATGGCTGATATTGATTTAGTGCAGAAAGTGATATTTATTAGGAGACTAAAAGGAGGGCTGTCTACCGTACAGCCTATAATTCCCGAAGAGTTTAATGCGATTGAAAAATGGCTAGCTGAAAGAGATTCTTGGAAAACAGCGGGATCAGATTGTTTATTTATTTCACAAAAGGGAAGCCAAATTTCTCGTTATCAAATTTATCGTTTATTTGAGCAGTATGGAAAAATAGCTGGGCTTCCTGTAAAGCTTCATCCTCATATGCTAAGGCATGCATGCGGCTATGCATTAGCTGATTTGGGCCGGGATACACGATTAATTCAAGATTATTTAGGGCATCGAAATATCGCTCATACTGTAATTTATACTGCGAGTAATGAAAAAAGGTTTAGTGGTATTTGGTTGAATCAATAA
- the mrpA_1 gene encoding Major MR/P fimbria protein precursor codes for MNNLNFNFYKFKKIILSMLLSLLFFPLPSQAKNGQIGEIKIRGQLVAEACTVRPGDENIIVDFGTIVNKYLYINQKTPLENFNIHLDDCDNSIFRTVTVKFTGSENTHLPGLLALDSGSMASGIGIEILEFSGKKIPINSTTPAYNLENGTNILSFNANVQGEPDAIKNKSIAFGHFTATAIFSLIYD; via the coding sequence ATGAATAACTTAAATTTCAATTTTTATAAATTTAAAAAAATAATACTCTCGATGCTATTAAGTTTGTTATTTTTTCCGTTACCGAGTCAGGCAAAAAATGGTCAAATCGGTGAAATTAAGATACGAGGACAACTTGTCGCAGAAGCTTGTACAGTAAGACCTGGTGATGAAAATATCATTGTGGACTTTGGTACTATTGTTAATAAATACCTCTATATTAACCAAAAAACACCACTTGAAAATTTTAATATTCATTTAGATGACTGTGATAATAGTATCTTTAGAACGGTGACCGTTAAGTTTACAGGAAGCGAAAATACCCATTTACCAGGCCTTCTTGCATTAGATTCTGGCAGCATGGCTTCGGGTATCGGAATTGAAATCTTAGAATTTAGTGGTAAAAAAATTCCTATTAATAGTACGACGCCTGCATACAATTTAGAGAATGGCACGAATATTTTAAGTTTTAATGCGAATGTGCAAGGGGAACCTGATGCAATAAAAAATAAAAGTATTGCGTTTGGCCATTTTACTGCAACCGCTATTTTTAGTTTAATTTATGATTAA
- the papH_1 gene encoding PAP fimbrial minor pilin protein precursor: MKGFIYLRRKVSSLFLLTLFLSPQMAASSHGWGKVTMNGEIVDTACAIDIGSRDQTINMGVLPTSYIREVGKGPIKEFNIKLIDCRWEKYSKDNNEWNSLEVTFDGPSEGDFFTLSGEAKGVQLALHDISGYSITPGKPLPALGITPGTMILKYQMQLVTNYHPVKAGNYQTLLRFKVDYY; the protein is encoded by the coding sequence GTGAAAGGATTTATCTATTTGCGAAGAAAAGTATCTTCTCTATTTCTTCTAACATTATTTCTTTCGCCACAAATGGCTGCATCATCTCATGGATGGGGAAAAGTCACGATGAATGGCGAAATAGTCGATACTGCCTGCGCAATAGATATTGGGTCTAGGGATCAGACCATTAATATGGGGGTGCTTCCAACAAGCTATATTCGTGAAGTTGGGAAAGGCCCCATAAAAGAATTCAATATTAAGCTCATTGATTGTCGTTGGGAAAAATATTCGAAAGATAATAACGAATGGAATTCACTCGAAGTCACTTTTGATGGTCCATCAGAAGGTGATTTTTTCACACTCTCGGGTGAAGCAAAAGGAGTGCAATTGGCATTGCATGATATATCGGGATATTCCATTACACCAGGAAAGCCATTACCCGCATTAGGAATTACGCCAGGGACAATGATCCTGAAATATCAAATGCAATTAGTCACCAATTATCATCCTGTTAAAGCGGGTAATTACCAAACCTTATTAAGGTTCAAGGTCGATTATTATTAA
- a CDS encoding Virulence protein: MDIGNSSTLFLHKIMCLLAIYKSGEVRKTDVTVAKNYLRENELKELNRIVNMWLDFAEDQALAVSKYSYKIGILNWISF; the protein is encoded by the coding sequence ATGGATATAGGTAATAGTAGTACATTGTTTTTACATAAAATAATGTGCTTGCTAGCTATTTATAAGTCGGGCGAAGTGCGTAAAACGGATGTGACGGTTGCGAAGAATTATCTACGTGAAAATGAACTGAAGGAATTAAACCGTATCGTCAATATGTGGCTCGACTTTGCCGAAGACCAAGCACTGGCCGTAAGCAAGTATTCTTACAAGATTGGGATACTAAACTGGATCAGTTTTTAA
- the papC_1 gene encoding Outer membrane usher protein papC precursor: MFFKQHKINIITTTIMITFGSLSAQLYAADTIQFNTALFDLEDKKNIDIKQFSRAGYIMPGIYPLKVQVNKETLPEQRFSFYAPENDPEDSLVCITPEQVQQLGLTASSLKQITWWHNNECLDLRSLPGFQARGDLSDSTLYLSIPQAYLEYRTANWDPPSLWDEGISGAILDYNINARANKPHDNNSNYNVTANGVAGVNLGAWRFRGDWQGRAQRETGSNSKNEHDFQWSRLYAYKALTSIKAKLTLGEDYFNTDLFDSFRFTGVGLRSDILMLPPNLRGYAPEITGVATTNATVIVSQQGRIIYQEQVAAGPFRIQNLSDATTGKLDVRIEEQDGSVQEYQVETANIPYLTRPGSIRYKLAMGRPTDMDHHVNGDTFASGEMSWGVTNGWSLLAGSLNSQDYNAFNVGVGRDLLAFGALSFDITHSIANIPNDKKLTGNSYRINYSKRFDDYDSQVQFAGYRFSERSFMTVTDFLTAKDSGERQGSNKEMYVISLNKNFRESRITAYLNYSHQTYWDKPESNRYNLMVTKTLDWGSLKNINISLSAYRNKYNETNDDGLYISASMPWGNGANIGYSLQATRDDTVNRATYYDKLSDRTNYQVSAGSTNKGGTASTYITHYGDNTKLTANASYIHNNYTSFGVGAQGGFTMTLNGADAHRVSNIGGTRLLIDTDGVAKIPVSDRGIPIASNAFGKVVVPDLNSYYRSKVKVDLNALPNNAEVTDSIVQATLTEGAIGYRKFNVLSGEKMMLSMRMSDGSAPPFGAQITNLKGKETGIVTDNGYAYVSGINPNEVMIIHWGGEAQCEINFPENLETINQGLFIPCKPLSNKRNEADNNL, translated from the coding sequence ATGTTTTTTAAACAACACAAAATAAATATAATAACGACAACGATAATGATTACATTTGGATCATTATCCGCTCAGTTATATGCTGCCGATACCATACAATTTAATACGGCATTATTTGATTTAGAAGACAAAAAAAACATTGATATTAAGCAATTCTCACGTGCAGGCTATATTATGCCTGGTATTTATCCCCTCAAAGTACAAGTAAATAAAGAAACTTTACCTGAGCAACGGTTTTCATTCTATGCACCAGAAAACGACCCTGAAGATAGCCTCGTTTGTATCACACCAGAACAAGTCCAGCAGCTAGGATTAACAGCTAGTTCGTTGAAGCAAATTACGTGGTGGCATAATAATGAGTGTCTTGATTTACGCAGTTTGCCTGGCTTTCAAGCTCGAGGGGATTTATCTGACTCTACGTTGTATCTGAGTATACCTCAAGCCTACCTTGAATATAGAACAGCTAACTGGGATCCGCCTTCTTTGTGGGATGAAGGAATTTCAGGGGCTATTTTAGACTACAATATAAACGCAAGAGCGAATAAGCCTCATGATAACAATAGCAACTATAATGTGACAGCAAATGGTGTCGCAGGTGTGAACCTTGGTGCATGGCGCTTTAGGGGAGATTGGCAGGGGCGTGCTCAACGAGAAACTGGCTCGAATAGTAAAAATGAGCATGACTTTCAATGGAGCCGACTATACGCCTATAAAGCGTTAACCAGTATTAAAGCGAAATTGACCTTGGGTGAGGACTATTTTAACACCGATTTATTCGATAGTTTTCGATTTACAGGTGTTGGCTTACGCTCTGATATCTTAATGTTACCACCTAATTTACGTGGGTATGCACCTGAAATAACAGGTGTTGCGACGACAAATGCGACGGTGATTGTTAGCCAACAAGGGCGAATTATTTATCAAGAACAAGTCGCCGCGGGTCCTTTCCGTATTCAAAATTTAAGTGATGCGACGACGGGAAAACTGGATGTTCGAATCGAAGAGCAGGATGGTTCGGTTCAAGAATATCAGGTTGAAACAGCCAATATCCCTTATTTAACTCGACCAGGTAGTATTCGATATAAACTAGCGATGGGTCGTCCAACGGATATGGATCATCATGTCAATGGAGATACATTTGCGAGTGGTGAAATGTCGTGGGGTGTCACTAATGGTTGGTCATTGCTTGCTGGTTCATTAAATAGCCAAGACTATAATGCATTCAACGTGGGTGTCGGTCGTGACTTATTGGCATTTGGTGCCTTATCTTTCGATATTACGCATTCTATTGCAAATATTCCTAATGATAAAAAACTCACAGGTAATTCTTATCGAATAAACTATTCAAAACGTTTTGATGACTATGATAGCCAAGTTCAGTTCGCAGGTTACCGATTCTCAGAACGCAGTTTTATGACTGTAACCGATTTTTTAACGGCTAAAGATTCAGGTGAGCGTCAAGGTAGTAATAAAGAAATGTATGTGATTTCTTTAAATAAAAACTTTAGAGAATCGAGAATTACAGCTTATTTAAACTACTCGCACCAAACCTATTGGGATAAGCCAGAAAGTAATCGCTACAATTTAATGGTGACAAAAACCTTAGATTGGGGAAGCCTGAAGAATATTAATATTTCGTTATCCGCCTATCGTAATAAATATAACGAAACAAATGATGATGGCCTGTATATCTCAGCTTCAATGCCTTGGGGAAATGGTGCAAATATTGGTTATTCATTACAAGCAACACGGGATGATACTGTTAATCGAGCAACCTATTATGACAAATTGTCAGATAGAACCAATTATCAAGTCAGTGCAGGTTCGACCAACAAAGGTGGAACCGCAAGCACCTATATTACCCATTATGGTGATAATACTAAGTTAACTGCGAATGCCAGCTATATTCATAATAATTACACATCATTTGGGGTAGGGGCACAAGGCGGATTTACCATGACTTTAAATGGTGCGGATGCTCATCGAGTCTCAAATATTGGCGGAACTCGTTTGCTCATTGACACTGATGGTGTGGCTAAAATTCCCGTATCAGACCGAGGGATACCTATTGCATCAAATGCATTTGGTAAAGTGGTTGTCCCTGATTTAAATAGCTACTACCGCAGTAAAGTTAAAGTCGATTTAAATGCATTACCGAATAATGCCGAGGTAACGGATTCTATTGTTCAAGCGACATTAACAGAAGGCGCGATTGGCTATCGCAAATTTAATGTGTTGTCTGGTGAAAAGATGATGCTTTCAATGCGTATGTCTGACGGTTCTGCACCGCCATTTGGCGCTCAGATCACGAATTTGAAAGGAAAAGAAACGGGAATAGTCACTGATAATGGATATGCCTATGTTAGTGGTATCAACCCAAATGAAGTCATGATTATTCATTGGGGTGGTGAAGCACAATGTGAAATTAATTTTCCTGAAAATTTAGAAACAATTAACCAAGGATTATTTATTCCTTGTAAACCATTATCAAATAAACGTAATGAAGCAGATAATAATCTGTAA
- a CDS encoding 'Cold-shock' DNA-binding domain, with the protein MNGTITTWFEDKGFGFIKDENGDNRYFHVVKVANPELIKKNAVVTFEPTTNNKGLSAFAVKVIPESKYIYIAGERIKITSIKSYRVYSVDVPADTRIDKENTVLSIGALMNSIKPKSDKPDQMRSLKKLEISTLHGTALTFSEDEIDIDEAVKQLKFK; encoded by the coding sequence ATGAATGGAACGATCACAACATGGTTCGAAGATAAAGGTTTTGGATTTATCAAAGATGAGAATGGCGATAACCGTTATTTTCATGTGGTTAAAGTTGCCAACCCTGAGTTGATTAAAAAAAATGCTGTAGTCACTTTCGAACCGACGACAAATAATAAAGGGTTATCTGCATTTGCGGTCAAAGTCATACCTGAAAGTAAATATATTTATATCGCAGGTGAGCGGATTAAGATTACATCCATTAAGTCTTATCGCGTTTATTCGGTGGACGTGCCTGCTGATACACGTATTGATAAAGAAAATACTGTGTTATCTATTGGTGCATTGATGAACAGCATTAAACCTAAATCAGATAAACCGGACCAAATGCGCTCCTTGAAAAAATTAGAAATTAGCACATTACATGGTACTGCTTTAACATTTTCGGAAGATGAAATTGATATTGATGAAGCTGTGAAGCAACTCAAATTTAAGTGA
- the rluA_1 gene encoding Ribosomal large subunit pseudouridine synthase A, which translates to MTEIIDTFIAPPCHGKIEIIYQDEHLSLINKPSGLLSLSGKNPQNLDSVHYRLVQIFPECTLVHRLDFGTSGLMVIARNKAVNAALSQQFSQRTVIKVYQALLCGHLTDDEGIIDAAIARDPALFPRMSLCEINGKPARSHYHVIERLYHPLDNGTLLPVTRVQLIPETGRTHQLRIHCQQLGHPILGCDLYGGQIPEHASRLMLHASELHFVHPISQESVNTRCASPF; encoded by the coding sequence ATGACTGAAATCATCGACACCTTTATTGCGCCGCCCTGCCACGGTAAGATAGAAATTATCTACCAGGATGAACATCTTTCTCTTATTAATAAGCCGAGTGGCCTACTAAGCCTTTCTGGAAAAAACCCACAAAACTTAGATTCAGTGCATTACCGATTAGTACAAATCTTCCCTGAATGTACTCTTGTTCACCGACTCGATTTTGGCACTTCAGGATTAATGGTGATTGCACGTAATAAAGCAGTGAATGCCGCTCTGAGCCAACAATTTAGCCAGCGAACGGTAATTAAAGTATATCAAGCTCTACTTTGTGGTCACTTAACTGATGATGAGGGTATCATTGATGCTGCAATAGCAAGAGACCCAGCACTGTTTCCTCGCATGTCTCTTTGCGAAATTAATGGCAAACCTGCCCGCTCCCACTATCACGTGATTGAACGTCTGTATCACCCACTAGATAATGGCACATTGCTTCCAGTAACCCGAGTCCAATTAATTCCAGAAACGGGTCGAACGCATCAGCTTCGTATCCATTGCCAACAATTAGGCCACCCTATATTAGGCTGTGACCTATATGGGGGCCAAATACCAGAGCATGCATCTCGGCTCATGTTGCACGCTAGCGAACTGCATTTTGTTCATCCCATTAGCCAAGAAAGCGTTAATACTCGCTGTGCGAGCCCGTTTTAA
- the smfA_1 gene encoding Fimbria A protein precursor, with product MKKVFLAALVSAAIASPALADQGHGKVTFKGEIIDAPCSISSDSIDQTVWLGQIANSVLANGGTSSAKQFNIELEDCVFPKDADDKVYNDKVSITFSGASAAFNSKLLGVTGLDATDPTIAGNVGIQLTDTNGAALNMGVATAQEHQLQAGDNTLRYSAYVQGANVAVDKIPLGKFEGVTNFTLTYN from the coding sequence ATGAAAAAAGTATTTTTAGCCGCGCTAGTTTCTGCCGCTATTGCATCTCCAGCACTTGCTGATCAAGGGCATGGTAAAGTCACATTTAAAGGTGAAATCATTGATGCACCTTGCTCAATTAGTTCAGATTCTATTGACCAAACAGTATGGTTAGGCCAAATCGCTAACTCTGTTTTAGCGAATGGTGGTACTTCTAGCGCGAAGCAATTCAATATTGAATTGGAAGACTGTGTATTCCCGAAAGATGCAGATGATAAAGTGTACAACGATAAAGTGAGTATCACATTCTCTGGTGCTAGCGCTGCTTTCAACTCTAAATTACTCGGTGTAACAGGCTTAGATGCAACAGACCCAACTATTGCTGGCAACGTGGGTATTCAATTAACGGATACTAATGGTGCAGCGTTAAATATGGGAGTTGCAACAGCTCAAGAACACCAATTACAAGCGGGTGATAATACATTGCGTTATAGCGCTTATGTACAAGGTGCAAACGTTGCGGTTGATAAAATTCCATTAGGTAAATTCGAAGGCGTAACTAACTTTACCTTAACTTATAACTAA
- the papA_1 gene encoding Pap fimbrial major pilin protein precursor, producing MINQKSFSLLFGLSLIFHSAVIYAASNNAFYNTTGNWDVEGANGKIFVYGSLTESACHLSMDSAFQSVDLGNIETASLKTIGAQGHKTPINIELLDCIETPTVLRNNKSGNVTWSLSQPGMKIRFITPVVPFRPNIARVEGVNGLGLQITNPKGKEIAFGEYSEPELISLGQNILTYYVAPVRIAEKLQAGAYRSVISFQITYE from the coding sequence ATGATTAATCAAAAAAGCTTTTCCTTACTCTTTGGATTATCTCTCATATTTCATTCAGCTGTGATATATGCGGCATCAAATAATGCCTTTTATAACACAACAGGAAATTGGGATGTTGAAGGTGCAAATGGCAAAATTTTCGTTTATGGCTCATTAACGGAGAGTGCATGCCATTTATCGATGGATTCTGCATTTCAATCCGTTGATTTAGGAAATATTGAAACTGCATCATTAAAAACAATTGGCGCCCAAGGCCACAAGACGCCGATAAACATCGAGTTATTGGATTGTATCGAAACCCCAACGGTTTTGAGAAACAATAAATCCGGTAATGTTACATGGAGTCTTTCTCAGCCAGGTATGAAAATTAGGTTTATCACGCCAGTTGTCCCTTTTAGGCCGAACATAGCGAGAGTTGAAGGTGTGAATGGGCTTGGATTACAGATAACTAATCCTAAAGGAAAAGAAATTGCTTTTGGTGAGTACAGTGAACCTGAGCTTATTTCTCTGGGGCAAAATATTTTAACTTATTATGTAGCTCCCGTAAGAATCGCAGAGAAATTACAGGCTGGAGCTTATCGAAGTGTTATTTCTTTTCAAATAACGTATGAATAA
- the yibL gene encoding Protein of uncharacterised function (DUF2810) — translation MKEIEKTQIKLLSDRLDLIRHQMASMQLTSDAEKYAELEKEKVTLETEVTRLKAVRNQKLSKEAQKLVDMPFKRPITKKEQADLGKLKKSVRGLIIVHPMTALGREMELDVMTGFSKADF, via the coding sequence ATGAAAGAAATTGAAAAAACACAAATTAAGCTTCTTAGCGACCGCTTAGACCTTATTCGTCACCAGATGGCAAGTATGCAACTGACGAGCGATGCAGAAAAATACGCAGAACTCGAAAAAGAAAAAGTGACGTTGGAAACTGAAGTTACTCGCCTGAAAGCAGTGCGTAACCAAAAGCTCAGCAAAGAAGCACAGAAGTTAGTCGATATGCCATTCAAACGCCCAATCACTAAGAAAGAACAAGCCGATCTTGGCAAGCTGAAGAAGTCCGTGCGAGGTTTGATAATTGTCCATCCAATGACGGCATTAGGCCGCGAAATGGAACTGGATGTTATGACTGGTTTTTCTAAGGCTGATTTCTAG
- the fimH gene encoding FimH, mannose binding — protein sequence MKMLILLLATLLFSPTIFAFQCKTNGGQEVGGGTQSIYDVPLDNDIFAVPNRINEFADVSDFMTCRNEAPSAYVDYLNVTGADLGPTFKNNPELKAGVVVRGAYYLAPFSGKEIQVFRLTTASEPLQIKLYLQVNVKPTPSVLVRKGDLLMTLDLHKYATFVNSNQHIDHAYFKWNFYAGNDVVVGTGTCDINDNQIIIVDFETVNASGISTVGSASRFQRNAEITYSCEDNNLTAPIKMIISGETSTFSSDALLVRTGDIGSQGPIMPGLGVEIYHQGQRVSPMNGHFDSKIENGHGRDTLMFTLVKKPNLSPNELIEGQFSSAATIIMSTP from the coding sequence ATGAAGATGTTAATATTACTTCTCGCAACCTTATTATTTTCCCCGACTATTTTTGCTTTCCAGTGTAAAACTAATGGAGGACAAGAAGTTGGTGGGGGAACACAAAGTATTTATGATGTTCCTCTAGATAATGATATTTTTGCTGTACCTAATCGTATAAATGAATTTGCGGATGTGAGTGATTTTATGACCTGCCGTAATGAAGCCCCTAGTGCTTATGTTGATTATTTAAATGTGACTGGTGCTGACCTTGGTCCCACATTTAAGAATAACCCAGAATTAAAAGCGGGAGTGGTCGTGCGTGGTGCTTACTATTTAGCACCATTTAGCGGTAAAGAAATTCAAGTATTTCGTTTAACCACAGCAAGTGAACCTTTACAAATTAAATTATATTTACAGGTAAATGTTAAACCAACGCCATCAGTTTTGGTAAGAAAAGGCGATTTGCTGATGACGTTAGATCTCCATAAATATGCGACATTTGTAAATAGTAATCAGCATATTGACCATGCTTATTTTAAATGGAATTTCTATGCAGGTAATGATGTAGTTGTTGGAACGGGTACGTGTGATATCAATGATAACCAAATCATCATTGTTGATTTTGAAACAGTAAATGCATCGGGTATTTCAACAGTGGGAAGTGCAAGCCGTTTTCAACGTAACGCAGAAATCACTTATAGTTGTGAAGATAATAATCTGACAGCGCCAATAAAGATGATTATTAGCGGAGAAACTTCGACTTTTTCATCTGACGCTTTACTTGTTAGAACTGGAGATATTGGTAGTCAAGGTCCTATTATGCCGGGATTAGGTGTTGAGATTTATCATCAAGGGCAAAGAGTTTCCCCTATGAATGGGCATTTCGATTCAAAAATAGAAAATGGGCATGGTAGAGACACACTAATGTTTACGCTAGTTAAAAAACCTAATTTATCGCCAAATGAATTGATAGAAGGCCAGTTTAGTTCAGCAGCTACCATTATTATGTCCACTCCGTAG